A window of Argopecten irradians isolate NY chromosome 1, Ai_NY, whole genome shotgun sequence contains these coding sequences:
- the LOC138327980 gene encoding sperm-associated antigen 17-like isoform X12, whose amino-acid sequence MSKAGKRVKSGSGQGGAKWEQALLSAQFDEENWKANITFIVGNKVDDYTWIDILGSTIASGPRKLFSVISKQKLEEEVRELGNPKGKKPKDVPQHYEVTEPCKIHLDNNEEIPFPLLARLIKYKLLAIKTADLKRRETEKKALLEKDKARKGSGTKGGKERGKSPPKGKGGKKTPEPPVAKEDSKLRKRGEEDDEGKYIDDEPDDGAQHYVIVYGYNSPHLITQLAELNINVDSILRISSQDYTRFAAKDDVPAVEKDEKTQGKLDDSTPRSDATLSKDKAAQKAVLEEIERAAKLKVKKELKEFWKDVLLVLQKQADGSRLHDIARQEYEVKNLLVPEDQEDAEQKNVFGLAMFEDVACMIYDLIDSRRQYKNYLENLRLLHVPMYGQAAAPAQEERPAVSGAPTPSAQQPPAPSVPSIHPDMLEIAPQVDMRFYNDLMNCVPQESVSVSLVMHAMLDQVVATEENIDPPSEQLPPKRQDGLNSELASHISGLAFKLALSEDEQKILSDVFDSEEKPPETPGQPLLMNYHDKISARTNHLKKIFNFNPEEVEKEMLKRLPFASLTHIPRPGSRIARERAARLQELIHFCATGGLSQSEIDRAFKQFVFESMDLASTDPNGFIITRDSEGAEHSAIPWDDPYPFFKGMIPTHLKGAKDEMDVRSSRSAMSPTTTKSMKTEDKSVSIEDQREGSRPSSTDSKKGILRPPSRSRSSSGGRRSRSNSVHFEKDEEGKPVRHYEEEDELDVVETEPDKTTEESLMEIVDAQKRNLDQWCFAEHYEPHVLLQIIKEASFLLPFMDMYYHKRDNSLMLVLHNPSSLELQNHVDWHTELHCNLGFRNYMECVAESIADWNQEEEAKYQAIMLSKELVKMRDDEEASIKSAEKAAKGRKSPRKSPSRSKSPGKNSRSSSQERPTSANMFVRANSLKAYKEEQDRLKAEEEEKEREKSAKRVRSGKKADKEKEEKKAPGSRASAKSKTSAKEPIDDQPKEEGDAAPVEEKYWPFTGYDVGNKLIHVAGMTTTLFPSDGGQIRTEKLEFTQGTNSVKTSVLKDGHVFCVHVIDPKERGEDSETDDDENKEEVEKSEHEKSEKDQGDKMTRDGDAGSTARSNSARSDEKKTKSVSAFGCITANLQDGMSLSLSQFGPTGVSQDGKKYEPKVYVPPPTTPSPVPPPSPTKSKKGDKGKGAPTPEAPPPVTPQETEKEDDQEEKKDEEKPVLQPFQQLYVSSPDGLSVKYLLESSVGMKPLSDDDRRLLIKQSYPFKTRGEQPCESKRRKYALSEQSRIITSEGTVVKNMMDGSIEVLYADGTVSVHTGPWATKRSSSSSPQRAGSARSQTGERAETPTKKAAASAKGKSNKSHDKIAEQAPEEEVPEKKGLWVTTYPNGEKVACRSDGNMEELKSVMISLASDPQTSQSMATRDDHVITISYPDGTTIIEHADGTRITTYYKENQITTGEDEFEDNDIKEFETQTVKFVKVECPAYATVEFNCLTSENLTIFGNGTTINVFPDGYYMLHQHDGGRVEVDMEGTLTYYPRPIRNMEQLLPERELQYILCHNADVVVETVDSDGNVFNVKSNGDFTVIPVNGDALSESSMDEGKMDKKLTSYREHAPRFFILHSDGSGTELLRYQDVAEYITTAEHSPATAVLKDDLPDYPGVQGITILKPYLGGPSEKFFKKYDQESIIPPGIRCRDLTTLPPKEFKTPGPGYGKNLGQGLSVGAAVRQPVRIPILKCPNILELRQLIQYKPVSGALRESLQAGVKEYAEFVTERNKVTNMMQVVDPRTDEERIHAADLTEIGLQTAQRELPQYEPANIKGIYEKVTAPPVPSPPPTPQPKRTMADWERDQREINQEIDGRDALRKKRIPTYFDSEFGKAFLLTQAKDVDEILQQLSEDPRKDGTEAVRGNSSSQSNNPQQISPDTSAYPARSVAAVTSVQSDRSSTSPVDTLHPKQVSDTPISYAVYAETVPSRGGIRPGNPTPAHATGQGSPAPLRPDNPTPGHAVKTSTGRPYNPTPKHAGGQIDSPSDLPSQLDYPAIIMEQPLEEEDYSTGEVPEGESELILTRSLKMDVTGRPRKEAVVLPRGIKGGRPGAIPNTKYKTVEGGVRRKVNTSVTAGASIPSQVQLDRMKGLILLPEEVDFGVLREGNTYVCTVCLKNTGVDSCRFKIRQPPPATGLRINYRLGPIAAGMKTDLECELYAIAVGVEGDSGVGSIRHDLEIVTETDILFLPITATVLTADAYDNRSPNSPQGGKSPGTRLVSTRPPQSTGIIRPRKNPFPGPPQPDSTYVR is encoded by the exons ATGTCGAAAGCTGGGAAAAGGGTCAAAAGCGGTTCAGGACAAGGAGGAGCGAAATGGGAACAGGCGCTCTTATCCGCACAATTTGACGAG gaaaaCTGGAAGGCCAATATAACTTTTATTGTTGGGAATAAAGTTGACGACTATACATGGATAGATATATTAGGATCAACTATTGCCAGTGGACCTCGGAAGTTGTTCAGTGTGATATCAAAACAGAAGCTGGAGGAAGAG GTAAGAGAACTCGGTAATCCTAAAGGGAAAAAGCCCAAAGATGTTCCCCAGCACTATGAAGTGACAGAGCCGTGTAAGATCCACTTGGACAACAATGAGGAAATCCCATTCCCTTTGTTAGCTCGACTTATCAAGTATAAACTACTTGCAATTAAAACTGCTGACCTCAAGAGGCGTGAAACTGAAAAGAAG GCCCTACTTGAAAAGGACAAGGCTCGTAAAGGATCTGGCACCAAGGGGGGTAAAGAAAGGGGCAAGTCACCACCCAAAGGTAAAGGGGGTAAGAAAACCCCAGAGCCCCCAGTGGCTAAGGAGGACAGTAAATTGAGAAAGAGAGGAGAAGAAGATGACGAGGGAAAATATATTG ATGATGAGCCAGATGACGGAGCCCAACACTATGTAATTGTATATGGATACAACAGTCCACACCTGATCACCCAGCTGGCTGAGCTGAACATCAACGTCGACTCCATCTTAAGGATTTCATCGCAGGACTACACAAGGTTTGCAGCAAAGGATGATGTTCCTGCCGTAGAAAAGGATGAAAAGACTCAAG GGAAACTGGATGATAGCACACCACGTAGTGATGCTACTTTGA GCAAAGACAAGGCTGCCCAAAAGGCCG TGTTGGAGGAGATTGAACGTGCCGCCAAACTGAAGGTAAAGAAGGAACTTAAGGAGTTTTGGAAGGATGTGCTCCTGGTATTACAAAAACAAGCTGATGGCTCCCGCCTTCATGATATTGCGCGTCAGGAGTATGAGGTGAAAAATCTTCTAGTACCAGAAGATCAGGAGGACGCAGAGCAGAAG AATGTGTTTGGCCTGGCCATGTTTGAGGATGTTGCCTGTATGATCTATGATTTGATTGACTCCCGCCGTCAGTACAAGAACTACCTGGAAAATCTCAGACTACTTCACGTACCCATGTATGGCCAAGCAGCAGCTCCAGCACAgg AAGAACGTCCTGCTGTGTCTGGTGCCCCCACCCCATCTGCCCAACAACCTCCTGCCCCCAGCGTCCCCTCGATCCACCCGGACATGCTAGAGATAGCCCCTCAGGTAGACATGAGGTTCTACAACGACTTGATGAACTGTGTGCCCCAGGAGAGTGTCAGTGTGTCACTTGTAATGCATGCTATGCTGGACCAG GTGGTGGCCACAGAAGAGAATATTGATCCTCCAAGTGAACAGCTTCCTCCTAAGAGACAGGACGGCCTCAACTCGGAGCTGGCCTCTCACATCAGTGGCCTTGCTTTCAAACTCGCCCTCTCAGAGGACGAACAAAAG ATCCTGTCTGATGTATTTGATTCGGAAGAGAAACCTCCAGAAACACCAGGACAGCCATTGCTGATGAACTATCATGATAAGATTTCTGCCAGGACAAACCATCTTAAAAAGATCTTCAATTTTAACCCTGAAGAGGTTGAGAAAGAAATGTTGAAACGATTGCCATTTGCATCGCTGACACACATTCCCCGTCCCGGGTCCCGCATCGCCAGGGAACGAGCAGCTAGACTGCAGGAACTGATACACTTCTGTGCAACTGGAGGATTGTCACAGTCAG AGATTGACCGTGCCTTCAAACAGTTTGTGTTTGAGAGTATGGACCTTGCAAGTACCGATCCTAATGGGTTTATAATTACAAGGGACAGTGAAGGGGCAGAACACTCGGCCATCCCTTGGGATGACCCCTACCCCTTTTTTAAGGGCATGATCCCCACCCATCTAAAGGGGGCTAAGGATGAGATGGATGTTCGCTCCTCAAGATCAG CAATGTCCCCAACAACAACCAAAAGTATGAAGACTGAGGATAAGTCTGTCTCCATCGAGGATCAGAGGGAAGGCTCACGACCTTCCAGCACTGATAGCAAGAAAGGCATACTGCGACCTccatcaaggtcaaggtcaagttCTGGTGGCCGCAGGTCAAGGAGTAACTCAG TGCACTTTGAGAAGGATGAGGAAGGTAAGCCTGTACGTCACTATGAGGAAGAGGATGAGCTGGACGTTGTGGAAACAGAGCCTGACAAGACTACCGAGGAGAGTCTCATGGAGATTGTTGATGCTCAGAAACGTAACCTTGACCAGTGGTGTTTTGCTGAGCACTATGAGCCCCATGTCCTCTTACAG ATTATCAAGGAAGCCTCCTTCTTGCTGCCTTTCATGGACATGTACTACCATAAGAGAGATAACTCCCTGATGTTGGTCCTCCACAATCCTTCCAGTCTGGAGCTCCAGAATCACGTGGACTGGCACACTGAGCTCCATTGTAACCTGGGATTTAG AAATTACATGGAATGTGTGGCTGAATCTATAGCAGACTGGAACCAGGAAGAGGAAGCTAAGTACCAGGCTATAATGCTCTCCAAGGAGTTAGTAAAGATGAGGGATGATGAAGAGGCGAGCATCAAGTCTGCGGAGAAGGCGGCTAAGGGCCGCAAGTCTCCTCGCAAATCACCAA GTCGATCTAAAAGCCCTGGTAAGAACTCTCGTTCTAGTAGTCAGGAGCGCCCTACATCTGCTAACATGTTTGTCAGGGCTAACTCACTAAAGGCATACAAGGAAGAACAAGATAGATTGAAGGCTGAAGAGGAAGAAAAGGAACGAGAGAAGAGTGCAAAACGAGTCAGATCTGGCAAAAAG GCTGATAAAGAGAAGGAGGAAAAGAAAGCACCAGGATCCAGGGCTAGTGCTAAGTCTAAGACCTCTGCCAAGGAGCCGATTGACGACCAGCCCAAGGAGGAAGGTGATGCTGCCCCTGTGGAGGAAAAATACTGGCCT TTTACTGGTTATGATGTTGGTAACAAACTCATTCATGTGGCCGGAATGACCACGACCCTGTTCCCCTCGGACGGTGGTCAGATCAGGACAGAGAAGCTAGAGTTCACTCAGGGTACAAACTCTGTAAAGACCTCTGTACTGAAGGATGGTCATGTGTTCTGTGTTCATGTCATTGACCCAAAGGAGCGTGGAGAAGATAGCGAGACAGATGACGATGAAAACAAAGAGGAGGTGGAGAAGTCAGAACATGAGAAATCAGAGAAGGATCAGG GAGATAAGATGACTAGGGATGGTGACGCTGGCAGTACAGCTAGGAGTAACTCAGCCAGATCTGACGAGAAGAAAACTAAATCAGTCAGTGCTTTTGGCTGCATAACTGCCAATCTACAGGACGGCATGTCACTATCACTTAGTCAGTTTGGTCCTACAGGAGTTTCTCAGGACG GTAAGAAATATGAGCCTAAGGTGTATGTACCACCACCTACGACCCCTAGTCCTGTACCCCCACCATCTCCTACGAAGAGCAAGAAGGGTGACAAGGGTAAGGGGGCACCTACCCCTGAGGCCCCTCCTCCTGTAACC CCTCAAGAAACAGAAAAGGAAGACGATCAAGAGGAAAAGAAGGATGAAGAAAAACCTGTTCTGCAGCCCTTCCAGCAGCTGTATGTGAGCTCACCTGACGGCCTCAGTGTCAAATACCTGCTGGAGAGTTCTGTTG GAATGAAGCCCTTGTCTGATGATGACCGTCGTCTACTCATCAAACAGAGTTATCCCTTTAAAACGCGCGGTGAACAACCATGCGAGTCCAAACGTAGGAAGTACGCATTGTCAGAACAGTCTAGAATCATTACATCAGAAGGCACAGTGGTCAAAAACATGATGGATGGGTCAATCGAG GTGCTATATGCTGATGGTACAGTTAGTGTCCATACTGGACCTTGGGCTACGAAGCGTAGCAGTAGCAGTTCACCTCAGCGGGCAGGAAGTGCTCGCAGTCAGACTGGAGAAAGGGCAGAAACTCCCACCAAGAAAGCAG CAGCAAGTGCAAAGGGGAAGAGTAACAAATCCCACGATAAGATTGCAGAGCAGGCTCCAGAGGAGGAGGTGCCAGAGAAAAAGGGATTGTGGGTGACAACATACCCTAACGGGGAAAAGGTGGCCTGTAGAAGTGATGGCAATATGGAAGAACTTAAATCTGTGATGATCAGTTTGGCCTCCGACCCTCAGACAAGTCAG TCGATGGCAACAAGAGATGACCATGTGATCACAATTAGTTACCCAGACGGCACTACAATCATAGAGCATGCTGATGGTACAAGGATTACCACGTATTACAAGGAGAACCAGATAACTACCGGAGAAGACGAATTCGAGGACAATG aTATAAAGGAATTTGAAACACAAACAGTAAAGTTTGTGAAGGTGGAATGTCCTGCTTATGCTACTGTAGAATTCAATTGTTTAACGAGTGAGAACTTGACCATATTTGGTAATGGTACGACTATCAACGTATTCCCAGATGGGTATTACATGTTACACCAGCATGACGGGGGACGAGTGGAGGTAGACATGGAGGGAACCCTCACCTACTACCCTCGTCCAATCAGAAACATGGAACAACTTCTCCCCGAGAGAGAGCTTCAATACATCCTCTGCCATAATGCAGATGTGGTCGTGGAAACTGTCGACTCGGACGGAAATGTATTTAATGTGAAAAGCAATGGCGACTTTACTGTGATTCCTGTAAATGGTGATGCTCTGTCTGAATCTAGTATGGATGAAGGTAAAATGGATAAAAAATTGACATCTTATAGAGAACATGCTCCACGGTTTTTCATTCTTCATTCTGATGGAAGTGGTACAGAATTATTAAGATATCAGGATGTTGCTGAGTATATAACCACAGCAGAACACAGTCCTGCCACAGCAGTGCTAAAGGATGACCTCCCAGACTACCCAGGAGTACAAGGGATTACTATTCTCAAACCATACCTGGGAGGTCCATCAGAAAAGTTCTTTAAGAAGTATGACCAGGAGTCCATCATACCTCCAGGTATACGCTGTAGAGATCTAACAACTCTTCCTCCAAAGGAATTCAAAACGCCCGGACCAGGATACGGGAAGAACCTTGGACAGGGACTGTCAGTCGGAGCAGCAGTGAGACAGCCAGTTAGAATCCCAATACTAAAATGTCCGAATATCTTAGAACTAAGACAGCTTATACAGTACAAGCCTGTGTCAGGAGCTCTAAGAGAAAG CCTGCAGGCAGGTGTAAAGGAATACGCTGAGTTTGTGACGGAAAGAAACAAGGTCACTAACATGATGCAGGTAGTCGATCCGAGGACAGATGAGGAGAGGATACATGCTGCAGATCTTACAGAGATTGGCCTTCAGACGGCTCAGCGAGAACTGCCTCAGTATGAACCAG CTAATATCAAAGGTATCTATGAAAAAGTGACGGCACCACCAGTACCAAGTCCTCCCCCTACCCCTCAGCCTAAACGTACTATGGCGGACTGGGAGAGGGACCAGAGAGAGATTAACCAAGAAATAGATGGCAGAGATGCCCTTAGGAAGAAAAGGATCCCTACCTACTTCGACAGCGAATTCGGGAAAGCCTTTCTCCTTACACAG GCAAAGGATGTGGACGAGATTCTCCAACAATTATCAGAGGATCCAAGGAAGGATGGAACGGAAGCTGTCCGAGGAAATTCGTCCAGCCAGAGTAACAATCCCCAGCAAATCTCTCCGGACACCAGTGCTTACCCCGCAAGAT CCGTAGCAGCAGTGACCTCTGTCCAGAGTGATCGGTCAAGCACTTCACCAGTGGACACCCTCCATCCAAAACAAGTCTCGGACACTCCTATTTCATATGCAG TGTATGCGGAGACTGTTCCGTCCCGTGGAGGTATCCGCCCAGGAAATCCTACCCCAGCCCATGCTACTGGTCAAGGCTCTCCAGCGCCACTTCGTCCAGATAATCCCACCCCAGGACATGCTGTTAAAACAAGCACTGGCCGACCAT ATAATCCCACTCCTAAGCACGCTGGTGGTCAGATAGATTCGCCCTCAGACCTGCCATCACAGCTAGACTACCCAGCCATTATCATGGAGCAACCTCTGGAGGAGGAAG ATTACTCCACTGGCGAAGTTCCAGAGGGAGAGAGTGAGCTTATCCTAACAAGAAGTTTGAAGATGGATGTGACTGGCCGGCCTAGAAAGGAGGCGGTGGTACTCCCTAGGGGTATCAAGGGAGGACGACCGGGGGCTATCCCTAACACCAAG TATAAGACTGTTGAAGGAGGTGTACGCCGGAAGGTGAACACGTCTGTGACAGCCGGAGCTTCTATCCCCTCTCAAGTCCAGTTGGATAGGATGAAAGGGCTGATCCTACTACCGGAGGAGGTCGACTTTGGAGTGCTTAGAGAGGGAAACACTTATGTCTGTACTGTTTGTCTCAAGAACACAGGAGTGGATTCCTGTCGCTTTAAAATCAGACAGCCTCCTCCAGCTACTGGTCTCAGGATCAACTACAGGCTGGGACCG attgCAGCTGGGATGAAGACAGATTTGGAGTGTGAACTGTATGCCATTGCCGTTGGAGTGGAGGGAGATTCTGGGGTCGGGTCTATCCGACATGACTTGGAGATTGTCACAGAAACAGATATTCTCTTCCTGCCCATCACAGCAA CTGTCTTGACTGCTGATGCTTATGATAATAGAAGTCCAAACAGTCCCCAAGGAGGGAAGTCCCCAGGAACACGACTCGTCTCCACACGTCCTCCTCAGAGTACGGGGATCATCAGACCAAGGAAAAACCCCTTCCCAG GTCCACCCCAACCAGATTCTACCTACGTGAGATAG